A single window of Hymenobacter sp. APR13 DNA harbors:
- a CDS encoding sensor histidine kinase — protein MQHYFRAKPYYWFFQLLGWEAFWGTQVHVAFMLKKYQPGTLNWLNMTVLFGLLLTHGYRALLLRFGVLRLPLVWQAVVAMLGLLGLSLSMQLLLPAAFTLLAGKWQWPYTSGVAGFVFGVIDIGRYLIVWVLAYHFFVAGEWLAQAQAQELHAAAARRQAELDLLRSQINPHFLFNALNSVRALTLSDPHRARTAVTQLADLLRYTLNYEQRQLIPLGEELAAVQDYLALEQTRFGPERLRLDLQVPEALLAWPVPPAALLTLIENAVKHGISATPGGGLLRLLAQAAPAEPNNNAPATECLHLEVSQPGHLPDPAAVLPARLSGQTGGLGLMNTRQRLLALYGDGARLTLREQPVGTVVARLDVPAAVLG, from the coding sequence ATGCAACACTATTTCCGCGCCAAGCCCTATTACTGGTTTTTTCAACTGCTGGGCTGGGAGGCGTTCTGGGGTACGCAGGTGCATGTGGCCTTCATGCTGAAAAAGTACCAGCCAGGTACGCTGAATTGGCTCAACATGACGGTCTTGTTTGGGCTGCTGCTCACCCATGGCTACCGGGCGCTGCTGCTGCGCTTCGGGGTGCTGCGCCTGCCGCTGGTTTGGCAGGCGGTGGTGGCGATGCTGGGCCTGCTGGGCCTCTCACTGAGTATGCAACTGCTGCTGCCTGCTGCTTTCACGCTGCTGGCCGGCAAATGGCAGTGGCCTTACACGAGCGGCGTAGCAGGCTTCGTGTTTGGGGTGATAGACATCGGGCGCTACCTGATTGTGTGGGTGCTGGCCTACCATTTTTTCGTAGCGGGCGAGTGGCTGGCGCAGGCCCAGGCCCAGGAGCTGCACGCTGCTGCCGCACGCCGCCAGGCCGAGTTGGATTTGCTGCGGTCTCAAATCAACCCCCACTTTCTGTTCAATGCCCTGAACTCGGTGCGCGCCCTGACCCTGAGTGACCCCCACCGCGCCCGCACCGCCGTCACGCAGCTCGCCGATTTGCTGCGCTACACCCTGAACTATGAGCAGCGCCAACTCATCCCGCTGGGCGAGGAGCTGGCCGCCGTGCAGGACTACCTGGCCCTGGAGCAAACCCGCTTCGGCCCCGAACGCCTGCGCCTCGACCTGCAAGTGCCGGAGGCCCTGTTGGCCTGGCCCGTGCCGCCTGCCGCCCTGCTTACGCTCATCGAAAACGCCGTTAAGCACGGCATCAGCGCCACGCCGGGCGGCGGCTTGCTGCGCCTCTTGGCGCAGGCCGCGCCCGCCGAGCCGAACAACAACGCCCCCGCCACCGAGTGCCTGCACCTGGAAGTCAGTCAGCCCGGCCACCTGCCTGACCCAGCGGCCGTGCTGCCTGCCCGCCTGTCCGGCCAAACCGGCGGCCTGGGGTTGATGAATACCCGTCAGCGCCTGCTGGCCCTCTATGGTGACGGCGCCCGCCTCACGCTACGGGAGCAGCCGGTGGGCACGGTGGTGGCCCGGCTGGA